From Blattabacterium cuenoti, the proteins below share one genomic window:
- the folP gene encoding dihydropteroate synthase, protein MTINCGGSLLFFHVPKIMGIVNITPDSFYDGGKFKSEKEILRHVEHLLSHGSDFIDIGGCSTRPWSKSYPTKEEEIRRVIPTIRSILKEFPKSIISIDTFHSEVAKIAVEEGALIINDISGGDIDKQMFPLLSKLRIPYILSHNNMMGEINNRKCREDNTLLKINLFFSRKIFFLKKYGVNDIILDPGFGFGKTLKQNYQLLKNLSLLGFKDHVILVGISRKSMIRNILKITTEEALNASSVVHSLALLNGAKILRVHDVKEAIECIKLIRVYQKS, encoded by the coding sequence ATGACAATTAATTGTGGTGGTTCTTTATTATTTTTTCATGTTCCAAAAATCATGGGAATTGTTAATATAACTCCTGATTCTTTTTATGATGGAGGAAAGTTTAAATCAGAGAAAGAAATATTACGACATGTTGAACATTTATTAAGTCATGGTTCTGATTTTATAGATATTGGTGGTTGTTCTACCCGTCCATGGTCTAAAAGTTATCCAACAAAAGAAGAGGAGATAAGAAGAGTGATACCTACTATTCGTTCCATTTTAAAAGAATTTCCAAAATCTATAATATCTATAGATACTTTTCATAGTGAAGTAGCTAAGATAGCAGTAGAAGAAGGAGCCTTAATTATAAACGATATTTCCGGAGGAGATATAGACAAACAAATGTTTCCTTTATTATCTAAATTAAGAATACCATATATATTAAGTCATAATAATATGATGGGAGAAATTAACAATAGAAAATGCAGAGAAGATAATACACTTTTAAAAATAAATTTATTTTTTTCTAGAAAAATTTTCTTTTTAAAAAAATATGGAGTTAATGATATAATATTAGATCCTGGATTTGGTTTTGGTAAAACATTAAAACAAAATTATCAATTATTAAAAAATTTATCTCTTTTAGGTTTTAAGGATCATGTAATTTTAGTAGGTATTTCCAGAAAATCTATGATTAGAAATATACTAAAAATAACAACAGAAGAAGCATTGAATGCTTCTTCTGTTGTTCATTCTTTAGCTTTATTAAATGGAGCTAAAATATTACGTGTTCATGATGTTAAAGAAGCGATAGAATGCATAAAACTTATTCGAGTTTATCAAAAATCATAA
- a CDS encoding nucleotide modification associated domain-containing protein — MNHISIDLIMEKCEKIFKQKLNNYDLSWKCINVSSIVDQIFMKIIRIQNIQKKGYQKVEEEKIMDTHMDIINYILIILIKKYTDYKKSISHYDVIKIYSREFYKIKLLYNKKNWIYSFSIEDIVNNIFLLKKKEKINSKELKIFCLKMLNVTLTYLKKNIF; from the coding sequence ATGAATCATATTTCTATTGATTTAATCATGGAAAAATGTGAAAAAATTTTTAAACAAAAATTAAATAATTACGATTTATCATGGAAATGTATAAATGTTTCTTCCATAGTAGATCAAATTTTCATGAAAATTATTCGTATTCAAAATATTCAAAAAAAAGGATATCAAAAAGTAGAAGAAGAAAAAATAATGGATACACACATGGATATAATCAATTATATATTGATTATTTTAATCAAAAAATATACAGATTATAAAAAATCTATTTCTCATTATGATGTTATTAAAATTTATTCACGTGAATTCTATAAAATAAAATTATTATATAATAAAAAAAATTGGATTTATTCATTTTCGATAGAAGATATTGTGAATAATATTTTTTTATTGAAAAAAAAGGAAAAAATTAATTCTAAAGAATTAAAAATTTTTTGTTTAAAGATGTTAAATGTAACTTTGACCTATTTAAAAAAAAACATATTTTAA
- the tpiA gene encoding triose-phosphate isomerase: MNHDFYETTSFLKNLLKKVFEKNIYKKKDIIIAPSFPFLHISNQILQGTHLSISAQNISQREKGSYTGEVSASMLKSIGIQKVILGHSERKKFFHETNSIFVEKIKIALKYGFQIIFCIGENSIEKEKNEQFITVKKQLEETVFHFYEMSKFIIAYEPIWAIGTGKTATPKEAQEMHLYIRTMFREKYGENISKNISILYGGSINDMNAGHLFSQEDIDGGLVGNSSLQVKKFLKIIHS, from the coding sequence ATGAATCATGATTTTTATGAGACTACTTCTTTTTTAAAAAATTTATTAAAAAAGGTTTTTGAAAAAAATATTTATAAAAAAAAAGATATTATAATAGCTCCATCTTTTCCTTTTTTACATATTTCCAATCAAATCTTACAAGGGACACATTTAAGTATCTCTGCACAAAATATATCCCAAAGAGAAAAAGGATCTTATACTGGTGAAGTGTCTGCTTCTATGTTAAAATCTATAGGAATACAAAAAGTTATATTAGGACACAGTGAACGAAAAAAGTTTTTTCATGAAACCAATTCTATTTTTGTAGAAAAAATAAAAATAGCATTAAAATATGGTTTTCAAATTATTTTTTGTATAGGAGAAAATTCTATTGAAAAAGAAAAGAATGAACAGTTTATAACTGTTAAAAAACAATTAGAAGAAACTGTTTTCCATTTTTATGAAATGAGTAAATTTATTATAGCTTATGAACCTATATGGGCTATTGGAACTGGAAAGACTGCTACACCTAAAGAAGCTCAAGAAATGCATTTGTACATTCGAACTATGTTTAGAGAGAAATATGGAGAAAATATATCCAAAAATATATCTATCTTATATGGAGGAAGTATAAACGATATGAATGCAGGTCATCTGTTTTCTCAAGAGGATATTGATGGAGGTCTTGTAGGTAATTCATCACTTCAAGTAAAAAAGTTTTTGAAAATTATACATTCCTAA
- a CDS encoding diadenylate cyclase yields MKISFIDILDIFLVAIILLQIYRLVYRTVALNIFYGIISTFIFWKIVEAYKMKLLSIVMSAFFKGGFLALIILFQPEIRKFLLIVGSKILFGKFIFSLLVRPIIPSVKTETIDSIIKACAIFSGDKTGVLIVIQLYQNIKEFIQNGDEIDAKVNIPILESIFYKNSPLHDGAVVVIGNKIVRTRAILPVSYNKEIPSRLGLRHRAAFGLSEKTDAVCIVISEETGYISYIKDQKRTIITNINNLKLILEKDLL; encoded by the coding sequence TTGAAAATTTCTTTCATTGATATTTTAGATATTTTTTTAGTCGCTATTATTCTATTACAAATTTATAGATTAGTTTACAGAACAGTAGCTTTAAATATTTTTTATGGTATAATATCCACTTTTATTTTTTGGAAAATAGTAGAAGCATATAAAATGAAACTTCTTAGTATAGTTATGAGTGCTTTTTTTAAAGGTGGATTTTTAGCTTTAATTATTTTATTTCAACCAGAAATAAGAAAATTTCTTCTTATAGTTGGAAGTAAAATTTTATTTGGAAAATTTATTTTTTCCCTTCTTGTAAGACCTATAATTCCTTCTGTTAAAACTGAAACTATAGATAGTATAATAAAAGCTTGTGCCATTTTTTCAGGAGATAAAACAGGAGTATTAATTGTGATACAATTATACCAAAATATAAAAGAATTTATTCAAAATGGAGATGAGATAGATGCAAAAGTAAATATTCCTATTCTGGAAAGTATATTCTATAAAAATAGTCCATTACATGATGGGGCAGTAGTAGTTATAGGTAATAAAATAGTAAGAACAAGAGCTATTCTTCCTGTATCCTATAATAAGGAAATTCCTTCCCGTTTAGGTCTTCGTCATAGAGCCGCTTTTGGCCTATCTGAGAAAACAGATGCAGTTTGCATTGTTATTTCAGAAGAAACAGGTTATATTTCTTATATTAAAGATCAAAAAAGGACAATTATTACTAACATCAATAATTTAAAATTGATACTTGAAAAAGATCTTCTTTAA